In Mytilus edulis chromosome 13, xbMytEdul2.2, whole genome shotgun sequence, a single window of DNA contains:
- the LOC139500148 gene encoding uncharacterized protein: protein MGNRHFKRAKKTKKAIMKKAFYQKNRKTKIRSLKRKKSIEKARKYVKIFTTEKIKDDEILLLSKGLKYIPSPSTKFAKSSIASDFNEFARKLRCKYHFDKGDIFKRHPFLTKSGYKPELANNAIETYIFKTKVEKDNITINKAHDNLTTLERKAISSLKRNENIVIRKADKNNTTVIWDKTEYINEGLRQLSSATHFMEIAKLNIIETNQKINTIIFEMHRKGVMDEITFKYLSAKRDLKPGRLYLLPKLHKLDPELIESVQQNPTLYKNVRIQGRPIVSLSGTVLERIGQYLDKFMLPAVLKQETHLRDSLEFINIIEKLQVKPDAYLVSFDIKEMYNNMSHVEMIDAVKHAWPTIIKCKHTILLPPLRYILELLKIVLENNEFMFNGKYYKTSTGVPMGNSLSPEITDLRVYEVLNSILRTFQHKQKISSLYRFRDDGFFIYNKGTDDEISQFFEHANRQHALLKFTHEKSQTKMQFLDVLVFKGLRFRETGILDLTTFRKKTENYQYLERSSCHPSSTFRGIIKGEMLRFKRCTNDPSPPLVFSTVFSRQKSHIKNNILKHWDKLKDDEEAKLLFDKRPLFAFRRHKNLKDIVTSATLGN, encoded by the exons ATGGGTAACAGACACTTTAAGAGagcgaaaaaaacaaaaaaggctaTCATGAAAaaggccttctatcagaaaaatagAAAGACAAAGATTCGCTCTCTCAAGaggaaaaaatcaattgaaaaagcacgtaaatatgttaaaatattcaccactgaaaaaataaaagacgATGAGATTTTGTTACTCAGTAAAGGATTAAAATATATACCGTCTCCCTCGACGAAATTTGCAAAATCTAGTATTGCATCAGATTTCAATGAATTTGCAAGAAAACtaagatgtaaatatcattttGACAAGGGTGATATTTTCAAACGTCATCCCTTTTTAACAAAATCCGGATATAAACCGGAACTTGCAAACAATGCCATTGagacatatatattcaaaactaAGGTTGAGAAAGATAATATAACAATTAATAAAGCACACGATAATCTCACTACGCTGGAAAGAAAGGCAATTTCTTCCCTCAAACGAAACGAAAACATAGTTATTCGAAAAGCAGATAAAAATAACACCACAGTGATCTGGGATAAAACAGAATATATAAATGAAGGTCTGAGGCAATTAAGTAGTGCTACTCACTTCAtggaaattgcaaaattaaacataatagaGACTAACCAGAAAATCAATACTATTATCTTTGAAATGCATAGAAAAGGGGTCATGGATGAAATCACCTTTAAATATCTTTCTGCTAAGAGAGATCTCAAACCAGGAAGGTTGTATCTTCTGCCTAAATTGCACAAACTTGATCCTGAACTAATAGAAAGCGTTCAACAGAATCCTACGCTGTATAAAAATGTCAGAATTCAAGGAAGGCCTATTGTTTCATTATCGGGTACTGTTTTAGAGAGAATAGGGCAGTATTTGGATAAATTCATGCTTCCAGCAGtattaaaacaagaaacacatttAAGGGACTCAttagaatttataaatattattgagaaattgCAGGTAAAACCTGACGCCTACTTAGTCAGTTTTGACATAAAAGAAATGTACAACAATATGTCCCATGTAGAAATGATTGACGCAGTCAAGCATGCTTGGCCTACGATAATTAAATGTAAACATACGATACTTTTGCCTCCGTTGCGATATATATTGGAACTTCTTAAGATAGTTCTtgaaaataatgaatttatgttcaatggtaaatattataaaacttcaACTGGAGTTCCAATGGGAAATAGTTTATCACCTGAAATTACGGATCTGAGAGTTTATGAAGTCTTAAATAGTATTTTAAGGACTTTTCAACATAAACAGAAAATATCAAGTCTCTACAGGTTTAGGGACGATggcttttttatttacaataaaggTACAGATGATGAAATATCACAATTCTTTGAACATGCTAACAGACAACATGCACTTCTAAAATTTACACACGAGAAATCACAaactaaaatgcagtttttagatgTGCTGGTATTCAAAGGTCTAAGATTTAGAGAAACAGGAATCTTAGACCTCACGACATTCCGAAAAAAGACTgaaaattatcagtatttagagAGATCCTCATGCCACCCATCCTCTACTTTCAGAGGCATAATTAAAGGAGAAATGCTTCGCTTTAAGAGATGTACGAACGATCCA TCGCCTCCCTTGGTATTCTCCACAGTGTTTTCAAGACAGAAATCACACATAAAGAACAATATCTTAAAACACTGGGATAAATTAAAGGATGACGAAGAGGCAAAACTGTTATTTGATAAAAGACCTCTGTTTGCTTTCCGTAGGCATAAAAACTTGAAAGACATAGTGACATCAGCAACTCTGGGTAATTAA